A genomic stretch from Edaphobacter aggregans includes:
- a CDS encoding CoA transferase subunit A: protein MDKVVLSADAAVADIASGSTIMLGGFGLCGIPENLIAALVKRRITGLHTISNNMGVDGFGMGLMLEAGMIASHIGSYVGENRRLEQLVLKSELDLTLIPQGTLAERIRAGGAGIPAFYVPTGLGTVVAEGKETRQIGERMYVLEQALHADVALIKAWKGDRLGNLVYRKTTRNFNPVMATAAKLTIAEVEELVEPGELDPDHIVTPGIYVKRVVVGAAYRKPIESEFIRAQMGGAT, encoded by the coding sequence GCTTTGGGTTGTGCGGGATTCCGGAGAACCTGATTGCCGCGTTGGTGAAGCGGCGGATTACGGGGCTGCATACGATTAGCAACAATATGGGCGTCGATGGCTTTGGCATGGGCTTGATGCTGGAGGCGGGGATGATTGCGTCGCACATCGGCAGCTATGTTGGTGAGAATCGACGGCTTGAACAACTTGTGCTGAAGAGCGAGCTGGATCTGACGCTGATTCCGCAGGGCACGTTGGCGGAGCGGATTCGGGCTGGTGGAGCGGGGATTCCGGCGTTCTATGTGCCGACGGGGTTGGGCACCGTGGTTGCCGAGGGTAAGGAGACGCGGCAGATCGGTGAGCGGATGTATGTGCTGGAGCAGGCTCTGCATGCGGATGTTGCGCTCATCAAAGCATGGAAGGGTGATCGGCTTGGGAATCTTGTCTATCGCAAGACGACGCGGAACTTCAATCCGGTGATGGCGACGGCTGCGAAGTTGACGATTGCTGAGGTGGAAGAGTTGGTCGAGCCGGGGGAGCTCGATCCGGATCATATTGTGACGCCCGGGATTTATGTGAAGCGCGTTGTGGTTGGCGCGGCGTATCGCAAACCGATCGAGTCGGAGTTTATTCGGGCGCAGATGGGAGGCGCGACGTGA
- a CDS encoding 3-oxoacid CoA-transferase subunit B, which produces MNGKERIARRIAREFKDGFYVNLGIGLPTMIAGYLPAGIDVVFQSENGMLGVGAPPMEGKADPDLVNAGKQPVTELPGCSYFASEESFAMIRGGHMDMSVLGAMQVDERGNLANWTIPGKMVKGMGGAMDLVAGARRVIVAMEHQTKDGGSRILKACTLPLTGTRVVHDIVTELGWIRVTPEGLVLTEVAEGIDAAEVQARTEARLIVSPDLRVMTAS; this is translated from the coding sequence GTGAACGGCAAGGAGCGGATTGCGCGGCGGATTGCTCGAGAGTTCAAGGATGGGTTTTATGTAAATCTCGGTATCGGGTTGCCGACGATGATTGCGGGGTATCTGCCGGCGGGGATTGATGTGGTGTTTCAGTCCGAGAACGGGATGCTGGGGGTTGGCGCGCCGCCGATGGAGGGGAAGGCCGATCCGGATTTGGTTAATGCGGGCAAGCAGCCGGTGACGGAGTTGCCGGGGTGTTCTTACTTTGCGAGTGAGGAGTCGTTTGCGATGATTCGTGGCGGGCACATGGATATGAGTGTGCTTGGCGCAATGCAGGTGGACGAGCGGGGCAATCTAGCGAACTGGACGATCCCGGGCAAGATGGTGAAGGGGATGGGCGGTGCGATGGATCTGGTGGCGGGGGCTCGGAGGGTGATTGTGGCGATGGAGCATCAGACGAAGGATGGTGGATCGAGGATTCTGAAGGCATGTACGCTGCCTTTGACGGGAACGCGGGTGGTGCATGACATCGTGACGGAGCTTGGGTGGATTCGTGTGACGCCCGAGGGGTTGGTGTTGACCGAAGTGGCTGAGGGTATCGATGCGGCTGAGGTTCAGGCGCGTACGGAGGCTAGGCTGATTGTCTCGCCGGATCTCCGGGTGATGACAGCTTCGTGA